A genomic region of Pseudomonas abietaniphila contains the following coding sequences:
- a CDS encoding ABC transporter substrate-binding protein — translation MSFRLPTLQRLLSPTAAAFSLTLAMSTGAQAAEPPIKVGLVAALSGQSAKSGEALTRGLTMAIDEVNAHGGVLGRPLELVRRDDESNPSKGMLAARELIQREKVTVLFGGLDTPVSLAIVPLANQLKVPFMGIWAAGTKITENCAADNYVFRVSAVDELVDEALVKYGADQGMKKPGMILINNPWGESNEAGFKRALEKRGLENAGVERIQDSDLDVVPQLTRLKNAGADTLLMVGNVGPSAQVVKSLDRMGWDVPVVSHWGPAGGRFGELAGPSASRVHFIQTYVFTEHNNAKGDALLASLKTAYPQIKTLADVTPAVGIANAYDALHLSALAIEKAGSTDGKAVRDGFYGITDYDGLIKDYKQPFTAQKHDALGPDDYVFTHFVGDQIVPLKP, via the coding sequence ATGTCATTCCGGCTTCCAACCCTGCAGCGTCTGTTGTCCCCCACGGCTGCGGCCTTCTCTCTGACCCTTGCGATGTCCACCGGCGCCCAGGCGGCAGAACCGCCGATCAAAGTCGGTCTGGTAGCGGCGCTCTCCGGGCAGTCTGCGAAATCCGGGGAAGCCTTGACCCGTGGTCTGACCATGGCCATCGATGAGGTCAATGCCCACGGCGGGGTGTTGGGGCGCCCGCTGGAACTGGTGCGCCGGGACGATGAAAGCAACCCGTCCAAAGGCATGCTCGCCGCCCGCGAGCTGATTCAGCGGGAGAAGGTCACCGTGCTGTTCGGCGGCCTCGACACGCCGGTTTCGCTGGCCATCGTGCCTTTGGCGAACCAGCTGAAAGTCCCGTTCATGGGCATCTGGGCGGCCGGGACCAAGATCACCGAAAATTGCGCAGCGGATAACTACGTGTTCCGCGTCTCGGCCGTCGACGAACTCGTTGACGAAGCGCTGGTGAAATATGGCGCTGACCAGGGCATGAAGAAGCCGGGGATGATCCTCATCAACAATCCCTGGGGCGAATCCAACGAGGCTGGCTTCAAACGCGCGCTGGAGAAACGCGGTCTTGAGAATGCCGGTGTCGAGCGCATTCAGGACAGCGATCTGGACGTGGTCCCGCAATTGACCCGATTGAAAAATGCAGGCGCCGACACCCTGCTGATGGTCGGCAACGTCGGCCCCTCGGCGCAGGTGGTCAAGTCACTGGACCGCATGGGTTGGGACGTGCCGGTGGTGTCGCACTGGGGCCCTGCGGGTGGACGTTTCGGCGAACTGGCTGGACCGAGCGCCTCGCGCGTGCACTTCATCCAGACGTACGTGTTCACCGAGCACAACAACGCCAAAGGCGACGCCCTGCTGGCCTCGTTGAAGACTGCCTACCCACAGATCAAGACCCTGGCGGACGTGACACCCGCGGTCGGCATCGCCAACGCCTATGACGCCTTGCACCTCAGCGCACTGGCCATCGAAAAGGCGGGCAGCACCGACGGCAAAGCCGTACGCGACGGCTTCTACGGCATCACCGACTACGACGGCCTGATCAAGGATTACAAGCAGCCGTTCACGGCACAGAAACATGACGCACTGGGGCCGGACGACTACGTGTTCACCCATTTCGTCGGCGACCAGATTGTCCCGCTCAAGCCTTGA
- a CDS encoding nuclear transport factor 2 family protein: protein MSEVNKDVQIVSNFLEASMAPDPVRAATFMSDDVKITFTGGRAMPDPQTITAFNGSRYAWVKKALGNFDWMDRGDHTVVYSNGTLYGEWPDGRSFSGNRYLDRFEVRNGKITRMDVWNDSAEWMLMPEIGKA, encoded by the coding sequence ATGTCAGAAGTGAATAAAGACGTTCAGATTGTTAGCAATTTTCTTGAGGCTTCGATGGCACCGGACCCGGTCCGCGCCGCGACTTTCATGAGCGACGACGTGAAGATTACATTTACCGGCGGGCGCGCCATGCCCGATCCGCAAACCATCACCGCGTTCAACGGTTCGCGCTATGCGTGGGTGAAAAAGGCACTGGGCAATTTCGACTGGATGGACCGGGGTGATCACACCGTGGTGTATTCCAACGGCACCCTGTACGGCGAATGGCCGGACGGCCGCAGCTTTTCCGGTAACCGTTACCTGGACCGGTTTGAAGTGCGCAATGGCAAGATCACCCGGATGGACGTGTGGAATGACAGCGCGGAATGGATGCTGATGCCTGAGATTGGTAAGGCCTGA
- a CDS encoding COG4315 family predicted lipoprotein, with translation MLKNIILTAAVALTCASSLAFAASPAMTGKTDKGEVLTDHKGMTLYTFTKDSAGKSACNGDCAKAWPPLMAGADAKTEGKYTVVTRDDGSKQWAYNGMPLYTWTKDTKAGDTTGDGFKDMWKVAKP, from the coding sequence ATGCTGAAGAACATCATCCTCACCGCCGCCGTGGCCCTGACCTGCGCTTCCAGCCTCGCGTTTGCAGCCAGCCCGGCGATGACCGGCAAGACCGACAAAGGCGAAGTGCTCACCGATCACAAGGGCATGACTTTGTACACCTTCACCAAAGACAGCGCCGGTAAGTCAGCCTGCAACGGCGACTGCGCCAAAGCCTGGCCGCCGTTGATGGCCGGTGCTGACGCGAAAACCGAGGGCAAGTACACGGTGGTGACCCGAGACGACGGCAGCAAACAGTGGGCCTACAACGGTATGCCGCTCTACACCTGGACCAAGGACACCAAGGCGGGCGACACCACCGGTGACGGCTTCAAAGACATGTGGAAAGTCGCTAAACCGTAA